TATGGCGCACCCTATGCGCTCCACCTGCTCCACTAACGCCGCCTCGGAGAGCGTAGTGCTGAACCCGGGGATCGCCTCCAGCTTGTCCAGCGTCCCGCCGGTGTGGCCCAGGCCGCGCCCTGACAGCTTCGGAACCGGCACCCCTGCCGATGCCACTAGGGGAACCAGCACAAGCGAGGTCTTGTCGCCCACGCCGCCGCTGCTGTGCTTGTCCACGGCGCGGCCCGCGAGGGATCCCAAGTCGAGCGTCTCACCCGACCGCACCATCGCCCAAGTGAGCGCGGCCGTCTCAGCGGCCGACATACCACGGAAGTAGACCGCCATCAGGAACGCGGCCATCTGGTAGTCGGGAACCGACCCCGCAACGAAGCCGCCCACGAGCCATGCGATCTCTCCCGCGGAGAGGGCCGCGCCATCGCGCTTCTTCTGGATCAGATCGTAGGCACGCACGGGATCCGGCGCCTTTCCCTACGCGCGCAGGGTCGCGATGATGCGCCTGGTCAGCCGAACGAACCTGGGCTCGAGATCACGCGCCACGTTGAGCACCTCCTCGTGCGAGACCTGGTCAACGACCTCGCCTGTGGCCATGTCTGTGATCGCGGTCAGCCCCAGCACGCGCATCCCGGCATGCCGCGCCACGATTACCTCGTGCACGGTGGACATCCCCACGGCATCCGCCCCCCAGCGGGCCAGCATGCGCAACTCCGCCGGGGTCTCATAGGACGGTCCGGAGACGCCGACATAGATGCCCTTGCGCAGCGGTATCCCAAGATCGAGGGCCGCGGCCTCAGCGACCGCGATGAGCTCCTTGTCATACGCGGCGGACATGTCGGGAAACCGCGGACCCAACTCGGCCTCGTTGGGTCCGATCAGCGGGTTGGTGCCCATGAAGTTGATGTGATCGGAAATCACCATCAGGTCCCCGGTGTGCCACTGCCGGTTGAGCCCGCCGGCGGCGTTGCTCACCACCAGGATCCGGGCTCCAAGCGCGCGCAGCACGCGCACCGGGAAGGCAACCTCGGCCATCGTGTGGCCCTCGTAGAAGTGCGCCCGGCCCTGCATCACCGCGACCGCGCGGCCCTCCAGGGTTCCCACAACCAGGCGGCCGGCATGCCCTTCAACATTGGGGCGGGGGAAGTGCGGTATCTCGCCGTAGGCCACGACAGCATCGGCGGAGACCTCGTCCGCCAGCGCCCCCAATCCTGATCCCAGGATGACTGCCACCTCCGGCGTCCTTGCACCCATGCGTACCACCGCCTGCGCCGCTTCTCGCGCGCGAGCCGCCCAGTTCATCCTCTTCCCTCCTCCAATACCGTCCAGAAACTCTCCCCGGACCCACCCCATGGCACCGC
Above is a window of Armatimonadota bacterium DNA encoding:
- a CDS encoding purine-nucleoside phosphorylase yields the protein MNWAARAREAAQAVVRMGARTPEVAVILGSGLGALADEVSADAVVAYGEIPHFPRPNVEGHAGRLVVGTLEGRAVAVMQGRAHFYEGHTMAEVAFPVRVLRALGARILVVSNAAGGLNRQWHTGDLMVISDHINFMGTNPLIGPNEAELGPRFPDMSAAYDKELIAVAEAAALDLGIPLRKGIYVGVSGPSYETPAELRMLARWGADAVGMSTVHEVIVARHAGMRVLGLTAITDMATGEVVDQVSHEEVLNVARDLEPRFVRLTRRIIATLRA